Genomic DNA from Myxococcaceae bacterium JPH2:
CCAGGTCCATCACGCCCGCGCTGGCCTCACCCTCCAGCACGCCCAGCACCAGGCGGAGGAAGGAGGGCTCCTGCTCGCCCAGGTGCGTGGCGGCGAACTCCACGGCGCCGCGGTCCTCACGGGCGCGAGCGTCCAGCTCGCGGGCGCGCTCGGCGCTCACGCCCAGCGCCACGTGGAGCGGACGGTCCAGCAAGTCTGCGCTGGTACGGCGCAGCACGGTGGTGGTGTCGCCCTCGGCGCGCGTTACCCGCAGACCTGGGGACCAGGCGAGCCGTGCGACCTGAAGGAGGTGGGAGTTCATTGGTGGGTCTGGAACATACCGAGTAAGCTTCCTCGCTGTCCCCATGTCTGGATCCACGCGTTTCCCGAAGAACCTTGTGGCTGCCCTCTTGTTCCTGTCGGGGTCGACCGCACTGGTATACGAATTGGTTTGGTCCAAGTACCTCGGGAATGTGCTGGGGAACAGCGGACAAGCCCATGCCGTTGTCCTGGCTACGTTCATGGGCGGGCTGGCCCTGGGGGCATCTGTCTTCGGGCGGACAGCGGACCGGGTGAAGAGCCCCCTGGCCCTGTACGGACTGCTCGAACTCGGAGTCGGCCTCTATGCGCTGGCGTTCCCCTCGGTGCTGCGCGCGCTGGGGGCGCTCTGGCTCGCGGTGGCGCCCAGCGTGCCCGAGGGCCTGCGGGCCGGACCTCGGCTCCTCGTGGCGGCGCTGTCGCTGGTGGTGCCCACGCTGCTGATGGGCGGCACGCTGCCCGCGCTGGTGCGGCACTTCGCGGCGAGCCTCGCGGGAGTGAGGCGTGAGCTGGCGCGGCTGTACGCGGTCAACAGCCTGGGCGCGGCGGTGGGCGCGTTCGTGGCGGGCACGCGGCTGGTGCCAGTCATTGGCCTGTCCGCCTCGGCCACGCTGGCCGCGGGCCTCAACATCCTATTGGCGCTGGCCGCGCTGGCCCTGGCTCGCACCACGCCTCCCGCGCTGCGGCCGGGAGAGTCGGCACCGAGTTCGGAAGGGGACACCGAGGTCGCCTATCCACGGACGGCGGTGCGCGCCGCGCTGGTGGGCGTGCTGCTGTCTGGCTTCACGTCGATGCTGTACCAGGTGACGTGGATCCGCCTGCTGTCCATCGTGCTGGGCGCATCCACGTATGCCTTCACGCTCATCCTCACCGCGTTCATCCTGGGCATTGGCCTGGGCAGCTTCTGGCTGATGATGCGCCGCGAGGGCGTGGACTCGCTGCGCCTGTTCGGGCGGATGCAGGTGGCGCTGGTGGTGAGCGTCTGCGTGGCGCTGCCGCTGTATGTGCGGCTGCCGCACCTGTTCCGCCAGGCGCAGTGGATGCTGTCGCGTTCCATCGACACGTGGCCGGTGTTCCAGGTGCTCACCTTCGCGTTCTGCTGCGCGGTGCTGCTCGCGCCCACGTTCTTCATGGGCGCGGCGTTCCCGGCTGTCGCTCGCGTGGCCACGGCCAAGGTGTCCGAGGTGGGGCGCCAGTTGGGCGGCGTCTACCTGTGGAACACGGTGGGCACCATCACCGGCTCCGCGCTGGGCGGGCTGTTGCTCATGCCGTGGTGGGGCATGGAGGGCAACTTCGTCGCGGGCGTGGTGGCGAACCTGATCGCCGCGGGGCTGGCCTACGGGGCCGCGCCCGGAGCGAAGGTGGACGCCGCGCGCGTGGGCGGGCCGGGACGTGCGCTGTGGCCGGTGGCCGCGACGGCGGTGCTGGCGGTCGTCGTGCTGGGGAGCATGCACGGATGGCCGGTGCGGCTGAGCGCCATCGCCGCCATCCGCGTGCACCAGAGGCCGCCTGAGAGCTACGCGAAGCTGGTGGCGGACACCGAGCGCGACATCCGCCCCGTCTTCTACCGCGACGACACGTTCGCCACGGTCCTGGTGGGCGACTATCCGCCCGACCACCTGCGCTTCATGAAGCTCAACGGCAAGGTGGATGCCTCCAACGGCAGCGACGTGGAGACGCAGGTGGTGGCCGGGCACCTGGGCGTGCTGCTGCATCCGCGCGACCCCAAGAACGTGCTGCTCGTCGGCGCGGGCGCCGCCATCACCGCGGGCAGCGTGCTGGCCCATCCCATCGAGCGGCTGGACATGGTGGAGATCTCCCCCGCGGTCATCGACGCCGCGCGCCTCTTCAAGGCGGACAATCGCAACGCGGTGGATGATCCGCGCACGCACGTGCACATCGATGACGCCAAGACGTTCATGGCGCTCGCCCCGCGCAAGTACGACCTCGTGGTGAGCGTGCCCTCCAACCCGTGGGTCGCGGGCGTGTCCGGGCTGTTCACGCGGGACTTCTTCCAGACGGTGGATCAGCACCTCTCGGACGACGGCGTGCTGGTGCAGTGGATCCACACCTACGAGAGCAACGAAGAACTCATCAAGCTGGTCATCCGGACCCTGCGCGACACCTTCCCGCATGCAACGACATGGCTGGGCCCGCAGGACCTCATCCTGGTGGCGAGCCGCAAGCCCATCACCTTCGACGCCGCGCGCGTGGCCGAGCGGATGGGCCGTCCCGAGCCGAAGGCCGACCTGGACCGCGTGGACATCCGCGACGTCTTCGCGCTGCTGTCCAAGCAGGTGCACAGCGAGGCAGGTCAGCTGGAGTTCGCGGGGCCGGGGCCCATCAACACGGATGATCACAACCTCCTCGAGTACGCCTCGCCCATCGCCTTCTTCGTGGGCAACCTGGACGTGCGCGTGAAGGACGAGCGGCGCGCGCCGGATGGCGGCCCTCGCCTGTTCATCCACGACTACGTGCGCGAGCACCCGCCCACCGCCGAGCAGGTGGCGGGGCTGGCGCGCAACATCGAGCGGTTCCACGCCGCGAATGATCCGTTGGTGCGGGGCGTGGCCACGCTCTGGCGCTCGCTCGCACCGGACAGCCGTGATGCGGCCGTGGCGCTGAGCAAGGCCGCGCTGGCCCAGCAGGACCTCACCCTGGCCGCCTCGCTGCTCTTGCCGGAAGTGGAGAAGGGGGGCCGCGAGCCCGAGCTGATCACGGCGTACCTGAAGCTCGTCGCGGCGCAGATCTGGGCTCAGCGCACCGTCTGGACGCCCCAGCACACCGCCGAGGCGGTGGCCCTGGGCCGTGAGGTCTCGCGCGCCCACCCGGAACATGCTCCACTCGCAGCGGCCCTGCGCACGCTCTGCGAGGCCCTGCCGTCCACGGCTTGCGCGCCCGCCGCGGAGCCCATCGCGGCTCCGTCAGGCCCCTGAAATGGCCTGCTCACCGGGCCGAGAGGGGTAACCGGCCCGGAATTCCTAGATTTCTCCCCATCCTCCCGATGACGGATGGAGGTGGAGGTGGGATCCCTCTACTGTGCGTTTCGAACCCTGGCAGCTCAGGGTGAGCAACTCCACCGCTTCAACCCGGGAGCTTCCATGAAGGCCCTCAGCAAGAAGACCCAGCTGCGCAAGTCGCGTGGTCAGGGTATGACCGAGTACATCATCATCGTTGCCCTCATCGCGATCGCCGCCATCGGCGTCATCACGCTGTTCGGCGACAACATCCGCAAGCTGTTCGGTGCCTCGGCCGCGGCCCTCGCCGGCGAGGACAACGTGGACAACACGGGTCAGAAGTCCAACGACACGCTGAACAAGAAGACCATGAAGGACTTCGGTCACAACAACACCTACTGATTTCTCAGGTGTTCGTTGCATGAATGGCAGGTGCCTCTCTCGAGGTACCTGCCATTTCCGTTTGGGGCCATGGCGCGCGAGGTGACGGCTAGGATGCGTGCCTTGTGAGCGCGCCCGTCCCCGATGCCCTCGTCTCGTTGAATCGCCGCCTCTGGCTGTATCGCGGGCTGGTGGTCGTGCTGTCGCTGTCGCTGCTGGGCGTGCTCGGCGCCGTGCGGCGAGCCATGGCGACCGCGCCGGATCCGGACGTGGAAGTGTTCGACGTGCCGGCGCGCTTCGAGGCCCTGGCTCGGCACAACCCAGGCGCGGCGGATGTCTCGGAGACGTACTTCTACGGCGACAGCGCCACCGTGCATCTGCACGCCATGGGCAGGGGCCAGACGTGTCCTCTGCACATCCACCGAGGCACCCACGAGGCGACGGTGATTGCCGCGGGGCAGGCCCTCGTGCGGCAGGTGTGGGGACGGGATGATGCGCTCATCGAGCTCCGGTCGCCGAGGCGGCCCGGTGAGTTGATCGGCTCTCCGCCCTTCACGGGCCATGAGTGGCGCAATCCTTCGGCGGAGCAGTTCCTGGGCAACCTCGTCTTCGCCACGCCGCACTTCGACGGCAACCTCTACGTCGACGCGGATGACGCTCGGATGAAGCAGGGGCGTGAGCCCTTCGCCTTCGATCCGGACCTGTCGCTCGCGGCACTCCGCGCGAAGGGAGAAACGTCCCGCGAGGAGGCGCTGCCCGTGCTCGATGGGCACATGTCGAGCCTCCTGCTGGATGGAGGGGAGCGCGCGCTGACCGCCACGCCCGAGCAGCCCGTGGTGCTCTACGTGGCGCGGGGCACGGGGACGCTTGCTGCGCCGGAGGCTCGGCCCGTGAAGGTGGGCCAGCTCTGGGTGCTCCGGCGCGCGGCCCAGGTGCGCACCGAGGCGAGCGGCGGGCTGGTGCTCTACGTCTTTCGCCCGCCGTCCAGTCCGTCGCGCTGAGCGTCGCGACGGGGCATCACGGCGGCGTCGCGGTGGCGGCGCGCTCGCGAATCCAGAGCACGTACTCGCCATCGCGCGAGGCCTCGCGCCAGCCACCGCGCGTGCGCAGGTGGTCGAGCAGGATGTTGCCCGGATTCACCGTGTCCCAGACGAGGTAGTCCGGGTCATAGCGCGTGAGCACGTCCTCCCAGCCGGGCTCGGACCAGACGAGCCGCTCGTAGTCGTCGTGGATGGCCATGGGGAAGGGGTCATTCCGGCTGTCGATGAAGACCTTGTAGTCGGCGCCCGCGAAGTACGAGATGGGGCCGCCGATGACGAACCGGTTGAGCACCTTGCCGGGCGGCAGCTTGCGCAGCGCCTCGAAGACCTTCAGCGGAATGGTGGCGTGCCGCACCCCTGCTTCGATGGGCAGGGGCGTGCGCGCGTGCACCGTCACGAGCCCCGCGAGCACCACCGCTGGCCACACGTTTCCTCGCGCGGTTGCGCTCCAGGTGGCGACGCGACGATCCACTCCCTCCAGGATTCGGCGCAGGGCCGCGGGGAGGGCGAACTGTCGCTCGGACAGGGCCGCGTGCTCCAGGAGCGCGAGCCCGAGCAGCACGCCCGCGAAGGGCGCGTGTCGTTGCACCTTGAGCGCCGCGATGCCGAGCACCAGCGTGGGCAGCAGGCTGGCCACCTTGCGCGTGGGGGACTGACCCACGGCGAACAGGGTGGCGCCAAAGAGCGCGAGGTAGGCCCAGCTCGCGCCCATGTCCAGGTCGAGCGGTCGCCACTCGACGATGGTCTGCGTGGACGGCAGCACCGAGTGGTGCAGCGGGTAGAGGTAGATGGCCGTGCCATCAGGGCCCAGGCCCGCGGCCAGGAACATCGCCACGCAGAAGCCCAGGGCCTTCACGGAGCGCTTGCGCGACTCCGGAGTGGGGACGTCCAGCGCTTGCCCCACGGCCGTGGCGCCGAGCAGCGCGGGCCCTAGCAGCCAGCTCCCGTGCACGTTGGCCCACAGGACGCCCAGCACGGGGAAGGCCCACAGGACGCGGTCATTGCCACCGCGCCAGGCCAGCACGGCCATCACCGCGAACGCGAAGAGGAGGTGACCCAGGTGGTAGGGGCGCTCCTGGGGCCAGGTGGGGGACTGCACCGCGAGCATCGCCACGAGCGTGGCCACCGCGAGCAACCCGCGCGGTCCCGATGCGGCGCGACCCAGCGCGGCCCACAGTACGAGCACGTTGGCGGCGACCAGCCCGGCGACGAAGAGCGCGGGGCCCGCGGCGCCCAGCAGCTTGACGAGGAGGACGCACGCGACCCCGAAGCCCCACTCATGAGGCACCCAGCCCGCAGTGCCAGTGAGGCTGAAGGGATCCACTCGCGTGAAGCCGTGCTCCAACACGAAGCGGCCGCCCGCGAGGTGGAAGAACAGGTCGTAGTTCTTGAGGGGCGACAGCCCGAGCTTCGTGACGAGCCAGAGCGCCAGGAGTGCCGCCGGCCCGGGGAGGAGAAGGAACCGCTTCCGCATGTGGGCGCAGGCTACCGCGCCCGAGGTGTCCGGAAGAAGGCGGCATGTATCCGGAGCCACCAACCGGGCACGACGTGACCCACCCCACGAAAGGCCGCCCCCACCTGCGCGAGTCGATATTTCCCTGGGGGGCCCATGCTAAGACGCGAGCGTCCATGGAAGGCCGCCTGTTGCTGAAGAACTGCGCCGTGTTCCGCGCAGATGGTCGTGTCCGTACCGGCATGGCCGTGGTGGTGGAGGGAGGCCTCATCCGCCGCGTGGCGCCCGATGCCGAGGTGCCCGTGCTGCCCGGAGACTGGGAGGTGGCCTGTCGAGGGCGCCTCGTCGCGCCCGGGCTGGTGGATTGTCACTCGCACCTCGTGAATGGCCAGCTGTTGCCTCCCAACGGCGACTTCCTGCTGCGGCTGCCGCGATCGCGCCTGGGCCGGATGCGCCACGTGGCGGCGCACGTCACCGCCGAGGACGTGGAGGCGCTCACTCGCTTCGCCGCGGCGCGGGCCCTGCGCGAGGGCATCACCCTGGTGGTCGAGCACCTGGCGTGCCCCTCGGATGTGGCTGGAGCGCTGGCCGCGCAGGCACGTGCCGCGGAGCAACTGGGGCTGCGCCTGGTGACGGGCCACTCCACCCACAGCCTGGATGGGCCCGCCGCGGCCGAGGCGCAGCTGGAGGCCAACGCGGACTTCGCGCGCCGCTACCTGAAGCACCCGCTGGTGCGCGGCGTGCTGGGCTTCCATGCGTCCTACACCGCCGAGGACGCGCTGCTCACCCGGCTGGCTCGCCTGCGCGAGGAGCTGGGCGCGTTCACCCTGTTCCACCTCGCGGAGAGCGAGGACGACCTCACCACGACGTATGCGCAGTTCAGCCGCCGCGTGGTGCCTCGGCTCGAGTCGCTCGGGCTGTTGGGTCCGCACGCCATCGCGGGCTACGCGCGCGTGGTGGACAACGCCGACGCGGAGCGGCTCGCCGCGACGGAGACGTTCGTGGCCCTCACGCCTCGGGGAACGCGCACGCTGGAGCATGGCGGCGACCCGATGGAGGCCGTCCTGTCCAAGCTCCACCTGGTGGGCCTGGGGACGGGCGGGCACGGGACGCTGCAAGAGGAACTGCTCGCGGCCACGGTGGGGGTGTTGCACATCGCGCGCACTGGGCGGTTGCTGGATCCCGATAGCTCGCTGGCTCACCTGCTCGTCAGCGGGCCCGCCGAGCTGTGCACCCGAATCTTCGGCGCGCCGTCGGGCGCCGTGGAGGAGGGAGGGCTCGCGGACCTCGTCGTGTATGACGCTGTTCCTGCCGCGGACCCCGAGACGGGTTACTCGCCGCACCTGCTGGGACAGGTCGCGCACTCGCGCGTGGCGTGGACCATCGTGCACGGCCGGGTGTGCGTGCGCGAGGGCCAGCTCCTGGGCTCCGACTATGTGGAGCTGTCCCGTGCCGCGGCGGATGCGCTCGCGCGTGTGTGGACCCGGGCGCGGCTCCCGTCGTATGGCGGGGTATGAGCGCGCTTCCTCCCGCCCTCGCTGAGGTGCTTCGCGCGGCCCGTGCTCGACGCGGGCCTCTGCTGTCTGACTCGCGCACCTCCGCGTTTCGTCTGCTCAACGCTGGCGCGGATGGCGTGCCGGACGTGACTGCGGACGTGTTCGATGACCTGTGCGTGGTGAGCCTCTATCGGGACTTCTCGCCCGACGAAGAGGCGATGCTGCTCGACGCGGCGATGGAGGCCTGGGCGCCGCGCTCGCTGTACCTCAAGCGTCGTCCTCGAGAGGCGCGCGTGCTCGCCAATGTGGCGAAGGATGCGCTCGCGCCGGAGCAGGCCGCGCGGGGTGAGTCGCGCGAGTCGTGGGTGGCGAAGGAGGGGGGGCTGTCCTTCCTCATCCAGCCGGGGCAGGGGCTGTCGGTGGGCCTGTACCTGGACATGCGCGACACGCGAGCGTGGCTGCGCGCGCAGGCGCGCGGCCTCACGGTCCTCAACCTCTTCGCGTACACGTGCGCGTTCGGCGTGGCGGCCCTCGCGGGTGGCGCGACGCGCGCGCTCAACATCGACGCGAGCCGCCGCGTGCTGGAGTGGGGCGAGGAGAACGCGCGGCTCAACGGGCAGGCGGTGGACCGCTACGACTACATCGCGGGCGATGTCTTCGAGTGGCTCAAGCGATTGGCGAAGAAGGGCGAGACCTTCGACCTGGTGGTGTCGGATCCCCCGTCGTTCTCCACCACCAAGACGACCCGCTTCTCCGCCGCGCGCGACTACGCGCAGCTGGCTGAGTCCGCGGCTCGGCTGGTGGCACCGGGGGGACGGCTGGTCGCCTGCTGCAATCACGCGGGGCTGCCCTCGCGGCGCTTCGAGGCGATGGTCGCGGAGGGCGTGGCGCTCGCGGGACGGACGGGGCGAGGGGTGGGGGCGCTCGGTCCTTCCGCGTTGGACTTCCCCGCGCCCGCGGGCGAGGAACCCGCCTTGAAGGTTCACGTCGTCCAACTTCGTTAGCGCCGCCGGGCCGGGCGCGGTTACAGTGCTTCCAGTCATGCCTTCCGCCGCATCGCAGCAGCGCGACGCCGGCCGCTTCGGCAAGTACCGGCTCATCGACCGGATTGCCGTGGGCGGCATGGCGGAGATCTTCCTCGCCCATCAGACGGACAAGCAGGGACGCGAGACGCCCGTCGTCATCAAGCGCATCCGGCCCCACCTGTCCAAGCACGCGGCCTTCGTGAAGATGTTCCTCAACGAGGCGCGGCTGGCCTCGCAGCTCAATCACCCCAACATCGTGCAGATCCACGACCTGGGGAAGATTGCCGAGAGCCACTTCATCGCCATGGAGTACGTCTCCGGCCGCGACATGCGGCGGGTCGTGCCCAAGGCCGAGTCCCTGGGGATTCCCTTCCCCATGGTGTACGCGCTGAAGATTGCCTCGTGCGTGTGCGCGGGCCTGCACTACGCCCACCAGAAGGTGGACCTGTATGGCAACCCGCTGAACATCGTCCACCGCGACGTGACGCCGGAGAACATCGTCGTCTCGTTCGATGGCTCGGTGAAGGTGCTCGACTTCGGCATCGCCAAGGCCACCACGCAGGTGGAGCAGACGCGCACCGGGGAGATCAAAGGCAAGCTCAGCTACCTGAGCCCGGAGCAGTGCCTGGGTCGCCCCGTGGATTGCCGCAGCGACATCTTCTCGCTGGGCACCGTGCTCTACGAGTGGCTCACGGGCTTCAAGCTCTTCACGGGCGAGACGGATGTGGCGGTGATGCGCAGCATCACCGAGGGGAAGATCTACGCGCCCTCGTACTTCCGCGAGGACCTGCCGGAGCGCGTGGAAGCCATCCTCATGAAGGCCCTGGACCGCGACCGGGACCGCCGCTACGCGACGGCCGCGGACCTCCAGCGGGACTTGGATGCGTTCCTGGACGCGTACGAGTTCACGCCCACGCCCCTTCACCTCGCCAACTTCATCAAGCAGCTCTTCGAGGATGAACTGGCCGAAGAGCAGCGAAGGCTCGCGAGCCGTCAGTCCTCGGCTCCGACGTCCGAGGAAGCGCTGGAGCTGTCCGAGGTCGTGGCCGCCGTGGCCGATGCACCCGCGGCCGAGGCGCCGGCCCTGGAGGTCGTCCCTCCGCTGGAGGCCGAGCCCGTCCCCGAGACGCCCACGGCACCCGCGGTGGTCGAGCCCGCTCCCGTTCCCGTGGAGGCCGCGTCCGAGCCGGTGCCCTGGCCTCACGAGGAGCGCACCGAGCCGCGCATGCTGGCCGTGCCCTTGAGCCCCTCGATGTCCGAGTCGCTGGAAGCGCTGGCGCGCAAGCACGGCGTGCCCGCCGGCCGCATGGTGGCCGAGCTGCTGGAGGCATGGCTGAAGTACCGCTGAGCGCCCATGCCGCGACTGAAACTGACGCTCGAATACGACGGCACCCGTTACGTGGGCTGGCAGATGCAGCCCAACGGGCCCTCCATCCAGGCCGTGATGCAGGACACCCTGGCCCGCCTGCTGGGCGAGCCCGTGGTCGTGAACTCGGCGGGCCGCACGGACTCGGGCGTTCACGCCGAGGGGCAGGTGGCCTGCTTCGACACCACGCGCGTGCTCCCGCTGAAGGCCTACCGGATGGGGCTCAACGGGATGCTGCCCTCGGACATCGCCGTGGTGGCCGCCGAGGAAGTCCCCGCGGAGTTCGACCCGCGTCGCTGGTC
This window encodes:
- a CDS encoding fused MFS/spermidine synthase, which gives rise to MSGSTRFPKNLVAALLFLSGSTALVYELVWSKYLGNVLGNSGQAHAVVLATFMGGLALGASVFGRTADRVKSPLALYGLLELGVGLYALAFPSVLRALGALWLAVAPSVPEGLRAGPRLLVAALSLVVPTLLMGGTLPALVRHFAASLAGVRRELARLYAVNSLGAAVGAFVAGTRLVPVIGLSASATLAAGLNILLALAALALARTTPPALRPGESAPSSEGDTEVAYPRTAVRAALVGVLLSGFTSMLYQVTWIRLLSIVLGASTYAFTLILTAFILGIGLGSFWLMMRREGVDSLRLFGRMQVALVVSVCVALPLYVRLPHLFRQAQWMLSRSIDTWPVFQVLTFAFCCAVLLAPTFFMGAAFPAVARVATAKVSEVGRQLGGVYLWNTVGTITGSALGGLLLMPWWGMEGNFVAGVVANLIAAGLAYGAAPGAKVDAARVGGPGRALWPVAATAVLAVVVLGSMHGWPVRLSAIAAIRVHQRPPESYAKLVADTERDIRPVFYRDDTFATVLVGDYPPDHLRFMKLNGKVDASNGSDVETQVVAGHLGVLLHPRDPKNVLLVGAGAAITAGSVLAHPIERLDMVEISPAVIDAARLFKADNRNAVDDPRTHVHIDDAKTFMALAPRKYDLVVSVPSNPWVAGVSGLFTRDFFQTVDQHLSDDGVLVQWIHTYESNEELIKLVIRTLRDTFPHATTWLGPQDLILVASRKPITFDAARVAERMGRPEPKADLDRVDIRDVFALLSKQVHSEAGQLEFAGPGPINTDDHNLLEYASPIAFFVGNLDVRVKDERRAPDGGPRLFIHDYVREHPPTAEQVAGLARNIERFHAANDPLVRGVATLWRSLAPDSRDAAVALSKAALAQQDLTLAASLLLPEVEKGGREPELITAYLKLVAAQIWAQRTVWTPQHTAEAVALGREVSRAHPEHAPLAAALRTLCEALPSTACAPAAEPIAAPSGP
- a CDS encoding amidohydrolase family protein, giving the protein MEGRLLLKNCAVFRADGRVRTGMAVVVEGGLIRRVAPDAEVPVLPGDWEVACRGRLVAPGLVDCHSHLVNGQLLPPNGDFLLRLPRSRLGRMRHVAAHVTAEDVEALTRFAAARALREGITLVVEHLACPSDVAGALAAQARAAEQLGLRLVTGHSTHSLDGPAAAEAQLEANADFARRYLKHPLVRGVLGFHASYTAEDALLTRLARLREELGAFTLFHLAESEDDLTTTYAQFSRRVVPRLESLGLLGPHAIAGYARVVDNADAERLAATETFVALTPRGTRTLEHGGDPMEAVLSKLHLVGLGTGGHGTLQEELLAATVGVLHIARTGRLLDPDSSLAHLLVSGPAELCTRIFGAPSGAVEEGGLADLVVYDAVPAADPETGYSPHLLGQVAHSRVAWTIVHGRVCVREGQLLGSDYVELSRAAADALARVWTRARLPSYGGV
- a CDS encoding class I SAM-dependent rRNA methyltransferase, with translation MSALPPALAEVLRAARARRGPLLSDSRTSAFRLLNAGADGVPDVTADVFDDLCVVSLYRDFSPDEEAMLLDAAMEAWAPRSLYLKRRPREARVLANVAKDALAPEQAARGESRESWVAKEGGLSFLIQPGQGLSVGLYLDMRDTRAWLRAQARGLTVLNLFAYTCAFGVAALAGGATRALNIDASRRVLEWGEENARLNGQAVDRYDYIAGDVFEWLKRLAKKGETFDLVVSDPPSFSTTKTTRFSAARDYAQLAESAARLVAPGGRLVACCNHAGLPSRRFEAMVAEGVALAGRTGRGVGALGPSALDFPAPAGEEPALKVHVVQLR
- a CDS encoding protein kinase; translation: MPSAASQQRDAGRFGKYRLIDRIAVGGMAEIFLAHQTDKQGRETPVVIKRIRPHLSKHAAFVKMFLNEARLASQLNHPNIVQIHDLGKIAESHFIAMEYVSGRDMRRVVPKAESLGIPFPMVYALKIASCVCAGLHYAHQKVDLYGNPLNIVHRDVTPENIVVSFDGSVKVLDFGIAKATTQVEQTRTGEIKGKLSYLSPEQCLGRPVDCRSDIFSLGTVLYEWLTGFKLFTGETDVAVMRSITEGKIYAPSYFREDLPERVEAILMKALDRDRDRRYATAADLQRDLDAFLDAYEFTPTPLHLANFIKQLFEDELAEEQRRLASRQSSAPTSEEALELSEVVAAVADAPAAEAPALEVVPPLEAEPVPETPTAPAVVEPAPVPVEAASEPVPWPHEERTEPRMLAVPLSPSMSESLEALARKHGVPAGRMVAELLEAWLKYR